CTCCATGGTCATGTTCGGGGTGGGCAAAAAGAACTTCGCGACCTTCGATCCCCGCAGCGGCGAACTTTCCCTCAAGCTTCCGCTCGCGGATCCATCGCGAACGGAGGCCATCGAGCGCGGGGTATTGACCCCCGTGCCGGGCAAATACGGCGCGCAAGGCTGGGCCACCGTGGACCTGGAGCGGATCGCCAAGCCTGAATTTGTCCGCTTCCTGAAAAGCGCCCATCGCGAAGTGACGCTAAAACCAAAGGCCACGAAGGCAAAATCCGCCTAGGCTCCACTCCCCTCTCCGTGAGACCCTGCCCCCCGTTTTTGTCATTTTTTCAAACCAAGCCTCGTTTATGCCCAACCGCGAACTTCGGCATGTGGTAGATTCGGGATACACGACAAGAACGTCCGTCTTGCGGTACGGCTCCGACGCGTGGAACCCTCGTGCATACGATCCCGGAGAATCCCATGGTGACCCACACCTCGCTGCACACCCGTCTATTGGCCGCCCTTGGATCTGCGGCCCTGATCCATGCCGGAGACATCCAGCTCGATGGCGTCATCCGGGATATCCACGACAACCCTGTGCCGGGAATTGTCGTTTCGCTTGATCTGGTCGGCGTCAGCGACACCACCGATGCCCAAGGCAGATGGTCTCTGGAATCCCCCTTGGCAGGTCTGCAAAGCCCGACCACCACCAAGATGCGTTGGAGCGGGCAGGCGCTTTCGCTTTCCTTGAAGGCTCCCGCGCACGTCGAAGTGGACGTGTTCGATGTGCAAGGCGCCAGGATCGGCGGGCTCCCCCCAGCCAGACTGGATGCAGGAAATCACAACCTGAGCATCCCTCGCACCGGTAGCGGCATCCAATGGCTGCGGCTGTCGATCGATGGCAAAACACAGGTCTTCCCGATGGGCATTGGGCTGAAAGGCCAAACAGGATCGAGCGCCGAGGCCGGTGCTCGGGGAATGTCGGGGTCCAACGGGATCCTTGCCTACTCTTGGCAGGGCGATACGATCTGCACCCAGTCGGTGGATTCGTCGCATCGGCGAGGCATCCAGCAGACGCTGCGGAAAGTCCACCTCACATCGAAGGCCTATCCCGATCCGGACACCCAGTTCGGCTCCGTCGTGGCCGGGATCAACCTGGGCGATGGCTCCACGACGAGGCGCTTCGATTTGCAGTTCAAGCTCGACGAAAAATCGAATCCGCTCGAGATCGATCATGGAACCATCTCGGGACAATTCTACCTGCCGGTGGGTGCGGATACCGCCAAGTATCGGCAAAGAGCCTGGATCGATGTGCTTGGCACGGGACGGGGTCGGATAGGCATCTCGGACACCCTCCCCTTCGCGGAGTTCGCCGATACCATCCGGTTCGATACCGCATTGCGCATGGCCAATGCGGTCCCCCACGGCAAAATCACCGGCGATTCCATCCATCTGGCGAACACCAGTCACGATCTAGGCGTTGCGATGCTGCAACCACGGAAACTAGCGATCGTCAAATACGAATGGGAAGTCGATGGCGCAGGCTTCAAGGTCGGCGGCCCGACCAAGACCGTGAAATGGAGTTGGCCCGGCAGGCCAAATCACATCGTTCGCTGCCGTGTCACCGATATCGATGGGAATGTGGGCATCAGAGAAAGAACGTTTCCTCTCTGGCACCTGGATTCAATGGGACGGCTACCCGATCGCACCGTGCTCGCCGGAGAGCCTGTCGTCTACGATGTCTTCGTGGCCGACACGGACGGCGTGGCCATGACCATCTGGAATTTCGGGGACGGGACCAAGGACACGGTCTACGGGGGGCCTTTTGTTTCCGTGAACCATGCCTATCCCGTGATCCCTTCCGTCGGATCGAACGTTTCCAAGGATTACATCCTGACCGCCACGAAGGTCGACACAAAGGGCAGCCGCGATTCCACCAGCGCCAGGATCACGGTGATCAATCCCCTTCCCTCCTTCCATGTGGCAAATACTGTCGGGGAGGTCGGGACACGTTTGAATCTCCACATGATTTCGCTCAACGAGGGAAAACTGGCGAAGGTGGAATGGGGCGTCGGCTCCTCGGAACTTGTCGCTGGAAAGGCCGACACCCTCATCGAATTGCCGAAGACTCCCACGGAGAATTATCCCGTGCGCGTCCGGGTGACGGATGAGCGAGGCAACGTTTCGCCGGTGGACACGGTGCGCGTGCGGGTGCGCGAGGCGGTCCGGATGACCGATGAGCGCGACGGACAGCAGTACCGCATCGTGACGATCGGGACCCAGACCTGGATGGCACAGAACCTGAACTACCGGCAGACCACCGGCGCGAAGGACACCTTCGGAATCTGCAAGGAGCTCGATGCGGCACATTGCGCGAAGTACGGAAGGCTCTACGACTGGGCTCAAGCGATGGGCGTGGATTCTCTCTACAACCGCAAGATCTGGCCTGGAAACCTCGTGAAGCGCCAAGGTATCTGCCCGGACGGCTGGCACATCCCCACCAAAGACGAATGGGCGCAGCTGGCCAAAGCCGCAGGCGGCACCGATCTGGGTGGAGGCAAACTGAAAGCCACCACCGGCTGGAACGACGACGACAAGAGTGGGTTCGGAACAGACGATTTCTGGTTTTCTGCGTATCCCAGCACACGGTATGTGATCGATGGTCGTCTTGTTGACTTTGGCGAAGGCGCCTATTGGTGGACCACCTCGCAGGAAACGAACCCACAATACGGGGACTACACCACTGACTACAGGACATTCTACATGACCACCCAGATCCTTTACAGCGACGCGGAAAAGGCGGGATTAGAATCCCTGCGCTGCCTGAAGGATTGAAGATCGCTGAAGGCGCAGCAACCTTCCCTCTGGGAACGAGCGGCGAAAAAACTACAAACGGCCCGTGACGGAACCTCCGGCGCGGCCGTTCTGTGCCACCCTAGATTCAGGGCGGGCGGAACCGAATCGAGGCAGTCCCTCGGCAAACGAGGCCTCCGGTTGCGCCCGAAAGGGAGTCCCAGTGAATCTTCGCCAACTGTTCGTGGCCGCATCCGTCCTTTGGGTGGCGCCCTCCGCTCTCGCCCAAACCCTCAAATTCAAGGTCGCCGGGGTGGATCGCACCGTGACGATGCACGTTCCGTCCAGCGGATTGTCCAAGCCGGCATTGGTGTTCGTGCTCCACGGCTTAGGGGGTGATGGCCCCGGCATGCAGAGCAGCACCCAGATGGACAAGGTCGCGGATCGGGAAAAGTTCGTGGTCTCCTACCCCAACGCCGTGGGTGGCACCTGGGACTACGCCTCCACCAAGAACGACTACACCTTCCTCAAAGCCATCATCGACACGGCCGTGGCGCGTTATCAAGTCGACCGCAACCGCGTCTATGTCTCGGGTTTTTCGCAGGGCGGCGGTGAAACCGTCTACGCGGGATTCTCCTACCCCGACATCTTCGCAGCCATCGCTCCGGTTTCGTCGGTGGGCAGCGGCGCCCCCGCCCCCAAGCGCCCCATCCCCATCTTCCTGACCTTCGGCACCAAGGACCTCTACACCCCGGCCACCTTCATGGCCTCGGTGGCCAGCTGGGTCAAGATCGACAGTTGCAACGCCACTCCGGTTGTCACTCGCCCCTATCCCGCCACCAACCCAAGCTCCACCGTGACACGGCTCACCTACACTGGCTGCGCGCAGGGCACCGAAATCGTGGTGGATTCCATCCAGGGCGGCGGGCACGAATGGCCCAACAACACCGCCACCAAAGTGAACAACAGCGAAGAGGTCTGGGCTTTTTTCAAGAAGTTCACGCTCCAGCACGGCGCCGCCGGCGTGCAGGCTGTCCATCCCTCCGGGAGCCGCCCGCTTTCGGCCTCGTATCATGCCGGGTTCGTGCAATTGGGCGGAGTGGACGCAATCTGTCATGTCGGGATCACCGATGCCAAAGGCGCGCACGTGGCCTCCGCGACCGCCTCCGATGGCCGATTCTCCTTGCCGAGCCACGCCAAGGGAGTCTACCTGCTGGAAGTGGGCGGAAAGAACGATCGTCGATCCGCACGGGTCGTTGTTCCTTAGGAGCTTAGATTCTTCGGAACCTCCTATTCCGAAAGAACCCAAGACCGATGGACATCCTGGAAACCGCGCGCATGATCACGTTCCACCGGCGGCGGCTGGGTCAGGCTCCGCTCAAGCAGCTGGGGTGGCGCGACGCCCATAGCCAGATCGTGCGGTTCGATGCCCTGTGTCGTTGGGGCGATCTGTCGGGCAAAGTGGTTCTGGATCTTGGTTGCGGCCATGGCGACCTCAAGCCGCACCTCGATGCGCGCTTTTCGGATCTGAAGTACCTGGGCCTGGACATTATGCCGGAATTTGTCGAAGAGGCGCGCCGCCGATACGGCCACCTCCCGGACACCCATTTCCTGCAAGCCAACTTCCTGACCACCGGCCTTCCCGATGTCGACGTGGTTCTGGCCTGCGGTAGCCTCAATTACTGGACCGAAAACGTTCTGCACCCCGAACCGACCATCCTGAAGATGTGGGAAATCGCCAAACTGGGGGTGGCGTTCAATCTCCTGGATGAAAACGAATTCGCATCCGACCAGGTCCTTTGCGGACACGACCCGGACCAAATATTGTCCTTCTGCCGCAACCTGGACCCCACCGCGGAGCTCGACCACGGCTACTCGCCGGAAGATTTCACCATCCTGATGAGGCGGTAGGTCCTCACCAATTTCCGATTTCGACGCGAGTCCCGAAAAAGGCGGATGGCCGGGTGTTCAAGGCGAGACCCGCATCCAGCCCCACGCCGATGTGTCTCCACAGCGACACCCCCACATCGACTTCGAGCAGCGCAGACGGACGGTTGGATGTTTCCAGAGTTCCTTTGCCCGCCGATCTCCGCGGCGGGATCCACTCCTCGCTCCAAACCCACCCGATGCCGCCCAACACTTCCAGCGAGAACGGACCGGTCCGGGAGAATTCGCGCCCCACCAGAAGATGGACCATCGCCTCGTTGGAGTTGGGATGGCTTCCCAAGGAAAGATCCCCGGCGACCATGAGCTGGGCACCGAACCGTTCGGCGTAGCGCGGCACTCCTCCGAGCGCCTTGAACTGGGCGCCGAAAAACTTCTGGCTGGTGATGACAGGCATTGTCATGCTCAGGCGAAACAGCGGAAAGGTGGAAGCGCTGTCCTGTGCGCGCGGCGACATCGCGAAAAGAAGGGATGCGAGGAGTGCCAAGCGGGTGGAGGAAAACCAACGGACGTTCACTGGATCTCAAGAGCCAGGGCGAGGTAGGCGTGGATCTTCGCCTTGACCTCGGGCGCGAGTTGGTAGATGGACTCCGGATGACTGCGCGACAATCTCTCCCAGACGACCATGACGCCGACCAGGTCAAGCTCGGCGACACGAAGGAGCTTTTCGCTGACCCTGTCTAGCGGCTTCCCGTCCTTCTTGGCCATCATGGCGTAGACGACCTGGTTCGCTAGACAGTTCTTGTACTGCGTCTGCTGGATGAGGTCGTCTTCCTTTCGGAGACTCTTGAACTCGGGATCGAATTTCCAGGCCGCATGGCATGAGGCCATCGAAAGGTGGCGAATCTCGGATGTGGAGATCTTGACCCCCTCCTTCGACGATCCGACCGAAAACCCGAAGACGGGCCAGGATTTGTCCATCAGCTTGCCGGACTGCTGCAGCACGACCTCTCCGAAGGATCGCAAGTTGGGATTGTTGGGACTTCGCAGGTAGGCCTCGATGAATTCGAAGTAGGCGGAATCGGACTTCCCCTGGGTCAGGTAGGCATCCGCAAGGAAGAAATGCGCCTGGTAGTCGTCGGGATTGGCGGCGATGGCCCTGCGAAACCAGAATTTGGCGGAATCGATCTTTTCCATCAAGAAGAAACTGTTGCCCAGATAGGTGAGCGCCTTGACGTAGGATTTGTCGCACTCGTAGGCAGCGCGGTACTTCGCCACGGCATTCTTGTAGTCGTTGGCCGTGAACGCTACCGTCGCCAGCGAATCTTCCTTGACCGCGCACCCCTTCGGCGTCTGGTTCACCAATCCCATCTGTCCGTTCGCGTCTTTCGACACGATCCAGTTCGGGTGGGCATAAGCGAGAGGAGTCCCATCCACCGACCTCAAGTCGAACGACGCGATGGAATCGGTGGCGATCGTGTACTTGAGCTTGCTCTTTTCGATGATCTCGAAAACCTGCTTGGGATCGCGAAATCCGCTTTCTTTCGCGCCGGCGATGGAGCTGGAAAGGCATACCATCGCAAACCACGTCACCATCCTCATGTTGCTTCCTGTCTGAAAGTGGAATTCTTGGCCTTCGCAAGCATCAGCCGCCCCTTGTCCACGCCTGCGATACCTGGGGAAGGTAGGTCTTCCCGATCCGACTTCGTCATGTGCCACCCCTCGTGAGGTTTTCGCTACTCCCGACCGGGCCCTCCCTGGAGATCCATGCCATTGAAGTCTCTGGATACCTCAGGTTTCGAGGAATCCATAGGCGGAGGCCTTTGCATCGCTTTTCGCGATTGATTCACTTTCTCAATCGCTCGGTTTTCTTGTATCTTCCCTCTCTAGCCGCGTGAGATCCCTCCCATACTCCTTTGAAAAGGCCCTCCCATGGTCATCACCATCGAAACCCTCGTCCAATCGAGCCTCCAGCGCACATGGGAAGCCTGGACCACGCCTTCGGACATCGTCCAGTGGAACTTCGCCTCGCCAGACTGGTGCTGCCCCAGCGCGAACGTGGACCTGCGCGTGGGAGGGACGTACAGAGCCCGCATGGAGGCCAAGGACGGCTCCTTCGGGTTCGATTTCGAGGCGACCATCACCAAGCTGGAAGCACCGACCCTGCTGGAATCCTCCATGGGAGATGGCCGCACCGTGCAGGTGAGCTTCGCCCAGACCCCGCAAGGCGTTCTGGTGCGCGAATCCTTCGATGCAGAAGACGAGAACTCAGCCGAAATGCAACGCCAGGGCTGGCAGGCCATATTGGACAATTTCCGTCTCCGTGTGGAATCCAAGCCCAACTGACCAGAAAAAGGAGTGGGACATGCCCGATTTCCGAAACGAACGCATCCTCGAAGCAAGCCCTTCCGTGGTCTTCCAGGCGCATCGAGACCCCAAGCGGCTGGCCGTCTGGTGGGGTCCGGATGGTTTCACCAACACGTTCACAACCTTCGAGTTCACCCCCGGTGGCAAGTGGTCGTTCGTGATGCACGGCCCCGACGGCAAGGACTATCCCAACGAGAGCGTCTTCCTTGAGATCGAAGAAAACGCCCGCATCCACATCGACCACGTCTGCGAGCCTCTCTTCAAGCTGGACATCCGTCTGCACCCGCACGGTGCGGGCACGCGTGTGGAATGGCTCGCCGAGTTCGAAAACAAGACCTTCGCCAAGTCCATGGAATCCTTCCTGCTTTCCGCCAACGAACAGAATCTGGACCGGCTCGCCGCCGAGGTCGCCAAGGGCTGAGACCCATGCGGGAGGCAGTGGCCGGAAGGCTCACAGCCCATCCGTCAGGCGACCTTACCTTTCTCGACCGCGTCGAGGATCATGTTCCAGCCGGTCACGGAATGGTCGCGACGTTCGGCGTCCGGGAAATTCGCCTGTTCAATCACCACCTCCGTCCCGGCGCCCTTCCGGGACAACCGGATCGCCAGGCGCAAGCGGGTCTCGGGGGTTTCGGAAAGCCCTGAAAGTCCACTGAAGTAGAGGGCGTCCAGAAAGGCGCCGTCCTCGATGGCCACCACGATCGCATGGTCCTCGAAGGACTTGCCTTCCCATTGGCCCGTCCATCTTAGGAATCCCCCCGGGCGCAGATCGGACTCCAGGGTCGAGCCAAACCACACCCGCGCCGCATGGGCCGGGTCCAGCAATGCGGTCCATACCTCGCGTGGAGTTCGTGCCAAAAGACGCTCCACTCGCAGCGCCGGAGCGGTGGGAGCAGGCTTGTAGAGGTCGTCCAGGTTCATGTCCGTTCCTTTCCATCTGTGGTTACCTTCCCGAATATCGGTCACGACCCCCTAACAGGTCTTGTACAAACGCGACGACTTCTCGATTTTCTCGTCCATGGAAACGGATGCAGGCAAATGAGCAGACTGGCTCCGAAGGGAATCCTGGATTACGAAGAAGCATTGCGACATCTGCGGATCCATCGCACTGCGCCGCCACAGGATCTGGCGGATCTCGTGGAATGCCACTGGGAGGTCACCTGGGACCTCCCGGCAGGAATGGTCCACAGACAACGCAACCTTTCACACGCCAGCGTCACCTTGACCTGGGAATCGGATGGGGCTTGGGTTTACGGAGTTCCGGGAAAGGTCTTCACGCGCGAGTCTTCCGGAAGCGGCTACGCCTTCGGGGTCAAATTCCGCTCCGGAGCCGCCCGGGCTTTCTTCCCCACCCTTCCCATCGCAGACCTCACCGGTCTTCGCGCTCCGCTGCGGGAACTGGTTTCTCCCGGCTTGGCGGTCGAGGGGATCTCGGACCGTGCCGCCGAATTTTCCGAACGAGTGGCCTTGGCCAACGGATTCTGCCGCTCCCTCCGGAAGGGTCGCGCAGCTCCCGCCTCTGTCCAGTTGGCCACCGGCATCGAATCCGACCGAAGCCTTCTGAGAGCCGAAACCGTGGCCGAAAGGGCGGGAATCTCGCTTCGCGAGTTGCAACGACTTTTCCGCTTCGAGGTCGGGATCACTCCCAAGGAGACCATCCGCCGTTTCCGCCTCCAGCAGGCCGCCGACCGCATCCAGGCGAACCATGACATTTCCTGTCTGCACTTGGCGCTGGAGCTGGGATACTTCGACCAGGCCCATTTCGCCCGCGACTTCAGCGCCGTGGTCGGCACGTCTCCGGACGCCTACCGCAAGCGGGTACGCAAGGCATCCATCCTCGGGGCGAGGGATTCCCGGCAGCGCCCTTGAGGTCGGCGCTCTGCGCGGGCACGAATTTCCTGCTCCGGCTCCCGAGAAGGACCCGAATCGCCAATGAGCGAACCAGGTAACTTGGAACGGGAAAAGGAGGATCGCGATGGCCTATGATCTTGAACTCGCCCGGCGGATCCGGGAGCGCCTGGACAAGCTCCGGATTCCCGAGGTCGAGGAAAAAACCATGATGGGTGGCCTCGTCTTCATGGTCGATGACAAAATGTGTGTCGGGGTGGTCGGGGATGCCTTGATGTGCCGCATCGATCCGGAGGAAATGCACGTCGCCCTGGCACGGGAGGGCTGCGATCGGATGGCCTTCACGGGGCGCACCATGAAGGGTTTCGTGGTGGTGCAACCGGAGGGAATGAAGTCCAAAACGAACTTCGAGTTTTGGATCGGGCTGGCTTTGGAATTCAACCCGCGGGCCAAGTCTTCGAAGAAACCGAAACGGGCAGATCTTTCCTGAACCGACAGCCCCATGGCAGTCGGATGCCATCCTTGGGCATCACCCCATCTCCGATCGGTATCGAAACCGCCTGCCCGGACAGCGTGCACCAGCCTAGATTCTGGTAGGGCCGCAGATTTTCATCGACACCGGACCATTCGGTGGATCGTCTTTGCCCACGAAGGAGTCCCGGTGCATCGTTCCAAGATTCTTTGGGTGTCCGTGTTTGTCGGGGTTTGTGCTTCCTCTTTGTACGCCGATCCCATCCAGGACTTGCAAACCTATCTGGCGACCAAGCGGGAGTCTCGCGCTGCCATCACCGCCCAAGGGTTTTATCAGACCCCGCTGACCAAAGCCCAGGCCCAAAGCGCTCGCGACCTTTTGTGGAAGGACCAGGTGGATTTCGTGACCCGCACGGAAAAGGCGTCGTGGGACGCGGGAGCGTTTTCCTTGAACGGCTACACGATGAAGTTCAAGTTCAAGGTGTTCGGGGCGCAGCCTGCCCGGGGCAGGGCCTTGTTTTTATCGATGCATGGCGGAGGATCCACCACCGCCGATGTCAACGACGAACAATGGGCCAATCAACTTCTGTTGTACACGCCTTCCGAAGGGGTCTACCTCTGCCCGCGCGCCCCCACGGATTCCTGGAACATGTGGCATCAATCCCACATCGACAGCCTGTTCGAACGCATCATCCAGGCCGCCGTGGCGTTCCGTTCGGTGGACCCCAACCGTGTGTACGTGATGGGCTATTCCGCCGGCGGAGACGGTGCCTACCAACTGGCCCCGCGCATGGCCGATCGCTGGGCGGCCGCAGCCATGATGGCGGGCCATCCCAACGACGCCTCCCCGCTGTCGCTTCGCAATATCGGGTTCACGCTCCATGTCGGCGCGCTGGATGCTGCCTACGATCGCAATCTTCTGGTCCCGCAATGGGGGAAAACCCTCGACAGCCTTCGCAAGCTGGATCCCGGCGGGTATCAAAACCTCGCGCAGGTCCACGCGGGCAAGCCGCACTGGATGGACCAACAAGACACCGTCGCCGTGCGCTGGATGATGGGCTTCACGCGCAACCCCCGCCCCGATCGCGTGGTCTGGAAGCAAGACGATGTGTTCCACGATCGCTTCTACTGGCTGGGGTTGCCTCCCTCGCAGGTGCG
This DNA window, taken from Fibrobacterota bacterium, encodes the following:
- a CDS encoding MmcQ/YjbR family DNA-binding protein encodes the protein MISLDTFKKLALELPEVTESIHFSMVMFGVGKKNFATFDPRSGELSLKLPLADPSRTEAIERGVLTPVPGKYGAQGWATVDLERIAKPEFVRFLKSAHREVTLKPKATKAKSA
- a CDS encoding fibrobacter succinogenes major paralogous domain-containing protein; translated protein: MVTHTSLHTRLLAALGSAALIHAGDIQLDGVIRDIHDNPVPGIVVSLDLVGVSDTTDAQGRWSLESPLAGLQSPTTTKMRWSGQALSLSLKAPAHVEVDVFDVQGARIGGLPPARLDAGNHNLSIPRTGSGIQWLRLSIDGKTQVFPMGIGLKGQTGSSAEAGARGMSGSNGILAYSWQGDTICTQSVDSSHRRGIQQTLRKVHLTSKAYPDPDTQFGSVVAGINLGDGSTTRRFDLQFKLDEKSNPLEIDHGTISGQFYLPVGADTAKYRQRAWIDVLGTGRGRIGISDTLPFAEFADTIRFDTALRMANAVPHGKITGDSIHLANTSHDLGVAMLQPRKLAIVKYEWEVDGAGFKVGGPTKTVKWSWPGRPNHIVRCRVTDIDGNVGIRERTFPLWHLDSMGRLPDRTVLAGEPVVYDVFVADTDGVAMTIWNFGDGTKDTVYGGPFVSVNHAYPVIPSVGSNVSKDYILTATKVDTKGSRDSTSARITVINPLPSFHVANTVGEVGTRLNLHMISLNEGKLAKVEWGVGSSELVAGKADTLIELPKTPTENYPVRVRVTDERGNVSPVDTVRVRVREAVRMTDERDGQQYRIVTIGTQTWMAQNLNYRQTTGAKDTFGICKELDAAHCAKYGRLYDWAQAMGVDSLYNRKIWPGNLVKRQGICPDGWHIPTKDEWAQLAKAAGGTDLGGGKLKATTGWNDDDKSGFGTDDFWFSAYPSTRYVIDGRLVDFGEGAYWWTTSQETNPQYGDYTTDYRTFYMTTQILYSDAEKAGLESLRCLKD
- a CDS encoding class I SAM-dependent methyltransferase; this encodes MDILETARMITFHRRRLGQAPLKQLGWRDAHSQIVRFDALCRWGDLSGKVVLDLGCGHGDLKPHLDARFSDLKYLGLDIMPEFVEEARRRYGHLPDTHFLQANFLTTGLPDVDVVLACGSLNYWTENVLHPEPTILKMWEIAKLGVAFNLLDENEFASDQVLCGHDPDQILSFCRNLDPTAELDHGYSPEDFTILMRR
- a CDS encoding tetratricopeptide repeat protein gives rise to the protein MRMVTWFAMVCLSSSIAGAKESGFRDPKQVFEIIEKSKLKYTIATDSIASFDLRSVDGTPLAYAHPNWIVSKDANGQMGLVNQTPKGCAVKEDSLATVAFTANDYKNAVAKYRAAYECDKSYVKALTYLGNSFFLMEKIDSAKFWFRRAIAANPDDYQAHFFLADAYLTQGKSDSAYFEFIEAYLRSPNNPNLRSFGEVVLQQSGKLMDKSWPVFGFSVGSSKEGVKISTSEIRHLSMASCHAAWKFDPEFKSLRKEDDLIQQTQYKNCLANQVVYAMMAKKDGKPLDRVSEKLLRVAELDLVGVMVVWERLSRSHPESIYQLAPEVKAKIHAYLALALEIQ
- a CDS encoding SRPBCC family protein, which produces MVITIETLVQSSLQRTWEAWTTPSDIVQWNFASPDWCCPSANVDLRVGGTYRARMEAKDGSFGFDFEATITKLEAPTLLESSMGDGRTVQVSFAQTPQGVLVRESFDAEDENSAEMQRQGWQAILDNFRLRVESKPN
- a CDS encoding SRPBCC domain-containing protein, with the protein product MPDFRNERILEASPSVVFQAHRDPKRLAVWWGPDGFTNTFTTFEFTPGGKWSFVMHGPDGKDYPNESVFLEIEENARIHIDHVCEPLFKLDIRLHPHGAGTRVEWLAEFENKTFAKSMESFLLSANEQNLDRLAAEVAKG
- a CDS encoding SRPBCC domain-containing protein — encoded protein: MNLDDLYKPAPTAPALRVERLLARTPREVWTALLDPAHAARVWFGSTLESDLRPGGFLRWTGQWEGKSFEDHAIVVAIEDGAFLDALYFSGLSGLSETPETRLRLAIRLSRKGAGTEVVIEQANFPDAERRDHSVTGWNMILDAVEKGKVA
- a CDS encoding AraC family transcriptional regulator; translated protein: MSRLAPKGILDYEEALRHLRIHRTAPPQDLADLVECHWEVTWDLPAGMVHRQRNLSHASVTLTWESDGAWVYGVPGKVFTRESSGSGYAFGVKFRSGAARAFFPTLPIADLTGLRAPLRELVSPGLAVEGISDRAAEFSERVALANGFCRSLRKGRAAPASVQLATGIESDRSLLRAETVAERAGISLRELQRLFRFEVGITPKETIRRFRLQQAADRIQANHDISCLHLALELGYFDQAHFARDFSAVVGTSPDAYRKRVRKASILGARDSRQRP
- a CDS encoding TfoX/Sxy family protein, which codes for MAYDLELARRIRERLDKLRIPEVEEKTMMGGLVFMVDDKMCVGVVGDALMCRIDPEEMHVALAREGCDRMAFTGRTMKGFVVVQPEGMKSKTNFEFWIGLALEFNPRAKSSKKPKRADLS
- a CDS encoding alpha/beta hydrolase, producing the protein MHRSKILWVSVFVGVCASSLYADPIQDLQTYLATKRESRAAITAQGFYQTPLTKAQAQSARDLLWKDQVDFVTRTEKASWDAGAFSLNGYTMKFKFKVFGAQPARGRALFLSMHGGGSTTADVNDEQWANQLLLYTPSEGVYLCPRAPTDSWNMWHQSHIDSLFERIIQAAVAFRSVDPNRVYVMGYSAGGDGAYQLAPRMADRWAAAAMMAGHPNDASPLSLRNIGFTLHVGALDAAYDRNLLVPQWGKTLDSLRKLDPGGYQNLAQVHAGKPHWMDQQDTVAVRWMMGFTRNPRPDRVVWKQDDVFHDRFYWLGLPPSQVRKGSLVVASRSGQDFKIEQSDLDTVRIFLEDSLADLDRPIQVQWKSGAKVAISPARTIQNLWESLLSKTDKNFLYSSSIKAYSGMVSSTLPGFRSASHVGFRAFADGASGAIRFEVPVGAGRTEITILDPQGDLRASTFSESARGVIATHSTNSGLHFVRFRSGQTRAVVPVMVP